AATCTCTCAACCAACTCGTCGAGTTTATATCCAAACAATTCTTTGAACGAAACAATGACATGCTCAACACCCAGCTTTTTACAGCCTTCCTCGGCAATCTTTAATGCTTCATCCCTATAACCGCGGATACCTTCATCAACAGTAACAGCGATTAACTCAGCTTGAGGGAACGACCTTTCAAGTCTGGTCAAAATGTGAAGAAGCGACATACTATCTTTACCGCCTGAGACTCCAACAGCTATCCTATCGTCGAAGCGAAGCATATCGTACTTGGCTATGGCTGCTCTAACTTTGTTCTCTATAGAACGGCAAAAACAACTACTGCATAGTTTTTCGCCCGAGTAAGGGCGCATGTAAATTGCGTCTCTACGTTTACACATCGTACATGTTAAGGACATTGTTTTATCGCACGGGTTTTGGTTTAGTTTATTAAAAATTAACGCTCTAGTATAGGTTTCTATAGAAGGTCCGAATCTCATGACTAAGCCAATCAGACACGCTGAACGCCTAGAAATCCACTACAATAAACAGCGATGGCAACAATTGAAGATACTACGTTCGAAAGCAATTAATCTAATGGAGATTTTGGAAAAGGCAAATCTAACCACAATCACTCACGGCAGCGTTGCGAGAGGAGATGTAACAGCTAAAAGCGACGTAGATATTTTCATACTCAACCTCCCCTCTTCTTTCAGAATCGAAATAACTCTCGAAAGAGCAGACATTCAGATAAACAGGCGATTAATTATACAAGCTACACCCTACTACGCGGTCAAAGGATACATCGAAATCGACAGACAACAGGCGGTTTCCTTTCCTCTCGTAAAAATGCGTCGAGTGGAAAGAGACTTTTACCGTTTTGGAGGAGAAATCACTCTTGCAATGCTAAGGGAAGACAGAAGAGTGGCGGGGGTTGACAAGAGACTCATGCGTATAGAGCCGACAGACAAGGGACACATTGAAAGCGGTATAGTCAGTCGAGAAGAGGAAACAGCCAAACTGTTAGGAATTTCTCTAGAGACCGTGTTGGACCGTGTGCATGCGCTTCTACGAAGAGATAAAATAGGCAGAACAGGCGTGTTTATCGAAAGAGAATTGGCGCCAGACGAAACTTTCGAGCAAACCCTAAAAAAGCTTGCCGATACAAAACCAGAAGTGCGACGGCGCTTGAAATTTTATGAAAAATAAAGTGTGTTCAGTTTAGCTAACAGGAAAGCGTAAAAGTGCCGCAACTCCTCCAAGAGCCAACAGTTTCTGACCAGCTTCATGTTCAACACTTATTACGATAATTTTTCCGCCTTTTTCTTCAGCGTCTCTCATCAACTTCTCTAAAACCAGTCGTTTTTCATCTGAAGCGTCTCTTATGGTAAAGTCTGCCACGAGAAGGGTTTCAACAGCTCCAAACGTGCCCGCTTTCTCTACTTGCTCCAAGCCGTATGTTACATCACCTTTCTCTTTTCCAAGCCTTGCAAGCACTTCTTCAACAACTTTAGCTTCTTCTGCAATGCGCACATGCTTCAATGCTTTGTCTAACACGCCGGAGCGTAGAGCCTCCTTAATACCTGCTACTCCACTGCTGTTGACACCTTTTACATCTACCACTGCTTGAGCAATGTCTGGCGCCTCGTTTTTCACGTATCTAACGAATTGGTTTTTGACGAAGCCTACTCCAATTATCACGATTGAACAATGAATACTTTGCCAAAGTGTTCTCAAGGCGTTCAATGTTTTTCTAAAATAGTTTCGTAAAGCGTTTGCTCTCTTCTCTGCTTCTAACTTACCTGGAAGGCTAGCTTTGCTTTCAACTCGTACATCTATTCCATATTGCCTGATCATTGCGATACAGTACTCTTCGCTATCAATCGAAACAACAACGATAGGTGGTGCTTGGAAACGTCTAGCTCTTTCAAGACGGTCAATTTGATGCTTCAGCCACTTGTCCTTTACTATCGTTATCGGCTTGTTCACCGCTATGTTCAATGTGTGGTGTGCGCCTCGTCCAGCGATATCTTCCGGTGCTTCGTGTATTTTGCCGTGCACTCGAAGTCTGTCTAAACTACGGTCCCAAAAAACGTCTTCAACTCTTATGCTAAGGAAAACCGAAACACGTTTGCCTTTTTGAGGTCTTGCATACTCTCCGTCAACCTTCACTTCTCGAGTTGTTCGGGCATACACCAAGTCGCCCATGTAAATGATGTTGTATAAATGCCACAAGTCGTCCAACGTTTTAGGCACTACTTTAACGATGCCTTTCTTGAAGTTCTTCCCTAAAATTTTCAAAATCGCACACCGCCTGCGTCACCTAATAGAAACATCGAGGTATTAAAAAGTTAAAATCCACAGCAGCAATCCTATTTCTTGGGGCGATCACTATTTGAAGGTTACCTTCTAGCTTTTAGACAGCAACTGCGAGATCGAAGGCGATATATCGGAGCTTTGGATATGGAGTGTAGACACTGTTGGAAACCGCGTCTTGATAATTGACAGGACTTCAAAATCTACTTTATTGAAAGAAAATACAAGCCCGGAGAAAGTTGAGGAGAAGCAGGAAACGTTAACTGAGTTTTTGGGCAGCTAACCTTGAATATCAGCGAAAGTGATAAGATGCACATTTAAGGGGTGCGTAACAACATCTGAAACACGTGCAGCCACTAAGTATTTGACTTTCTTCTTACTGGCGACATCTACTAAACGTTGTGTTATAACGCCGTCGAAAACCACAGTATCTATGTCTTCTATTTGCTGAAGCTTTTCTGCAAGTTCACTCACTGGCAAGCGCTCCATTTTTTCCATCTTTTCATTAAGCAATACCGCTTCCAAGCTGCTCTCTAACTCCTTTGCAACCTTGACAATTTGCTTTGGAACGAGCACCCTGCGTCTTTCCTTCCTCCTTTTCAGTCGCTCCATAGGAACCTTTTTGTCAAGCGCTGTCATGAGTTCTTTGCAGTTTAGCTCTTCAACTTCCATTCCTGAAGGAGCCCGTGTAACATACTTTGTGTTAGTTACTTGTATCAATTCTTTAAGTATCAAGTCTCCTCCACGGTCGCCGTCTAGAAACGCCGTTGCTTCCTTTTCTTTACATAGTTTGATTATCGTTCCTGGAATTCTAGCCCCTTCAAGGGCAATAACGTTCAGTATTCCACATCTCAAGAGATTGAGAACGTCAGCTCTGCCTTCAACAACAATTATCTCTTTTGCGCTTTCGATTTCAGGTCCGGCAGTGAGTTTTTCTTTGCCATATTTTTCAACTTTTGCCGTTCGTAGCGTTTCTGAGACTTCGCGAAAAATTTCGTCTGTGCTTGGCATAGATTCGATGTTCCATTGGTGAAGAATCTCTTTTGCGCGGCCTATGATGAGTTTGCGTCTTGCATCACGTATGTCTTCAACTTTTTCCAGAGTGATTTTGGAGTTGCATGGCCCTACACGGTTGATGCTTTCTATGCTTGCAGCTAGTATGGCTGTGGAAACGCGGTTTAGGCTTGTTGGTATGATGATTATTCCAGATGTTTTATCCTGTTTTGATTGTAGGTTGATTTCGATCCTTCCAATTCTGCCGGATTTTTGCAGTTCCCGCAAATCTAATTCTGGCCCAAACAAGCCTTCTGTTTGACCGAAAACTGCTCCAATAACATCTGATTTTTCTACAACGCCCTCGATCTCAAATTTTGCACGGATTACATACTTTACTGTAACGCTTTGTGATGGTCCCATTAACGTCACCTCCAAGTGATAATGTAAGGAGTCTCACCAAATGTGAATTGTAACCGAATACTCGGTTACAGTTTTCTCTCTATTATAGTTTGCGAATTTCCAATCTTTTTTCTTAAAGTCTGCAGGTACGGTAGCAGGCCTTCTATGTCTTTGATATTATGACTTACCAGATTGCGGAGTTCTTGCCAGAAGAACACGTTTGGCTTTACTTTGGTTTGTTCAAGGTACAGTGTTAAACGTTTTGTCCATTCCTTGCCGCGCCTGTCAAAATCCATTAACAATACTACTTCTTCTATGTCTAGTTTTTCTATTTCTGTTACTAAGGCGAGGAAAGAATTTCTTGTCTTTGCTGCAATTATGTTTCCACAAAACGCAAGTTTGCGAAGGACATCGATGTCATTTTGGCCTTCAACAATTATAGGTATGCCCTTGGCTGATTGAAGGGCCAACCTTTCCAAGAGCTCTTCGATTCTCTCTACTTTTTCCTTTAAGCGAGTTGACAATGTTGTTTTACCTTGTTACTTCGATTTTCTTCATCTTCTCCAGTTTTTCTGGATGCTTTTTGAAGTGAGTTCGAACGGGTTCTAATATTTGTATTACGGCTTCTGCGACTGCGTTTTTTAGGTCCAAGGGATGAATTTTTCCTTCTCTATATGCTTTTTCGAGTTCAACGTAGTTGGTAAAGATTTCGGTACAGCCATATTCAGGTGGACGTGTTATTGTTAACTCATTAGCATTGCTAAACACGGCGAGCTGCGCCGCTTCTAACACTGGATTGCCACTTACTTGTTTTGGCGGGCAATACGCATCCTTTAACTTGGCTTTGATGTCTTCTGGCGAGTCGTGTACGAAGATACATGTGCTCGGTAGACTCTTGGACATTTTTGAGACAATCTTCAAGTTTAACGCTACATCATCGTCAAGCTGCCTATCGCTTTCAGCGGGTCCTTTGAGTCCCAGAAGTAATGGAGTATGAATACACGATGGTTTTTGCCAGCCTAATTTTTCTGCTGCGTCGCGGGCGAGCATGTGGGCTTTGCGTTGTTCCATGCCTGCACACGCTACATCAAGCTGCATGTGGAATATGTCTGCGGCTTGCATACATGGGTAGAACAGCCAAGCGGTCTCAACATCGGAAAGGTTCATCTCCCTGCCCATGATAGGAAGTGCTCTCCATATGCGTTGAACCGAGGCTTTTTTTCCTATTTTTACAACTTTTTCCCAGTATTCGATATCTTTAGCGAGGTCCGTCGCCCACAAGTATTCAACATCTTTTATGCCTAGTGCGGTGAAGCATTCTTTGAAGTATTCTCCGCACAAGTGTATGTTTTTCATCTCGCCGCCGAGCTTATTGTTGATCCATGAGTGCCAATCTGCAAGGAAAATGACGAAGTGGAAGCCTGCTTCAACCATGTCTTTAATTTTTGAGCCGCATACCAGACCTAACCCTATGTGCATTAGCCCGCTGGACTCGAAACCCCAGTAGGCGCGAGGTTTAGTTTTTGTTTCAAGCAAGGAGCGCAGCTCATCGGAGGTTATTATTTCCACAGTGTTACGTGTAGCAAGAACGAGTTTTTCTTCGATGTCCAACATTGTAGCCCCCTGAATATTCCTTCCTTACATTCTTTGATTAAAGACTTAAAAGTTCTCTTTATCGCGGGTGACATGTGTTCCACGTCAACTAACACTTAACTTCATTGATGGAGTCTCACGCTCTTCTATGTTAAGCTCTCTCTAGCGTGGGAGGTTAATCACCCGCGCCCACCGTGTCCCGTGTTTGGGTAAGCTCTTCGTCACAAGCCAGCTATTACACAAGCTTCTGTCAAGTCCGTCTGCACGAGCCCTCAAAGGGAGAGTTTCAGTGGGATTGTGCTCATGTCATCGCTAGGATAATAAACAGAAAACGTAGAGAAAAAGGTTTTCTAGTCTATCAATGTCTCCAAGTCTATTTCAAAGGCTGCGGTAGGATTTTCTAGCTCGAAATTGTTTAGGACTTCTGGATGCACTTCGCCAACCATTCCTATCTGCTTGTTCTTGAAACTGATCGTTGCGGCTCTTCCATCGATAAAGCTTGAATGCTTTGTTTCTCTTATTTTCCAACAGTTTAAGCCCATGTTTGCCATCAACGCTTCTACAGCAGATTTTATTTCGGTAAAATTTGCGGTTGCATGGGATGATACTGCAGCTAGGTGCAGTCGTCTTTCGCATCGTGTCTCTTGCTTGCTATTTAGTCGCACTACATCTGAGACTTCGAAGAGTTTTTGGGGAAAACTTTCATGTTTGTTGTCCGCGAGGTTTTTCATTAAGCTAGGCAGCAAATCTTGCCGCATCATTGTGAATTCAGTTGAGACAGGGTTGGCAAGCTTGACAGATTTCTCGGCTTTTCTACGCATCTTTTTATAGTGTAAGTTTTCGTTTGTGATGGTAAAATTCATGGCTTCTGTGAAGCCCAAGCCTATCATGATTTGCCTTGCCATGTTTGCGGTTTTGAAGGCGGGGTGCTGTTTTCCGATGGTGACTGAGGATGGAAAAGTGGGTTTAAACTTGTAGTAGCCATAGCCAATCGCCACCTCTTCCACCAAGTCTACTTCATGAAGAACATCGATACGATAAGCTGGAATCATCACTTCAACGACGCCTTTCCGAAGTTTCTTAGCTCCTAGCCTACACTTCTTTAAACAATCAACGATTTTTGATTCTGAAAGCCTAAGACCCAACAACTCGTTAGCATATGCTGTTCGAAGCTTCATCTTCTGCGGGCTTAAATCAGGTGAGAACAGCGTATGGTCTGTATATTTTACTTTTACGTTCTCGATGGTGCCTCCCATATCTGAGAGAGCTGTGGACAGAACATTTAGGCTCTTTTCAACTGCAGCATAATCTGTTCCTGTTACGTCGATGAACAAGTTTTCAGTCTGTTTGTCGATTCTTGTTAATTCGCCGTTTATTATCGGTGGCATAGAAAGCACCTTACTATCTTTATCAATTAACAAAGGATATTTCGGTGCCCAGTCAATCAACTGTCTGTACGCTTCTCCTTTTTCGTGGTTTTCTAGAATTTCTTTTGGACTCATCTCTTCAGTCTTGTCCAACGGAACAAATTTCACGCTGTTCGGCTCAACCGCTGTATAGGTGAAAGGCGGGTTGATTACGTCTAAGTTGTGCACGCCTATGGAAGCTTTTTTGCGGTCTCTACCCACGCCCCAGTGTAAGTCCTCCTGCATTTCCATCAAGTCAATAACGTCTTCTTCGTCAAGCTTCACGTCACGCACAATCGCTGCTAGCATGAAAGGTCTAACCTCAGAGATTGCTTCGTCGATGTTGAGCACTGTTCTGCCGCTTTTCACGTTGTATTTTGGTAACCCAATTTCCCAGCCTCTCAACCCGTTGAAAGCCCTAGCTATTCCAGAGTAGCTGCAAAAGTCGATACGGTTGGGGTTGAACTCCACTTTTACATTGTCCTCTCCGACTTCTTCTATGTCGAAGCCTAGCCAAGGCAGCCATTTGGCCATTTCTGCAAGAGTGAGTTTTCGCCCCACAAACTCGGAGAACCTTTCCCTGTCTAAAGTGATTACCGGCATAACGGTGTCCTCCTAATCCATCCTAGGTGGTTGCCATACAGTAGCCGTATGTCATCAAGCCCGAGTTCCAACATGGCTATACGTTCCAGCCCTCCTCCCCAAGCTAAAACAGGGTATTTTATACCCATCGGAGCTAAAACTTCAGGTCTAAACATGCCCATACCGCAAAGCTCCATCCAATGCTTAAGTTTCGGAACATAAACCATTGCTTGCGCTGAAGGCTCTGTATAGGGAAAATAGCATGGCCAGAACTCTACTTTTTTCAATCCAAAACTGCTATAGAAAATCTTTAAAGTACCCATCAAGTCGCGCAACGATACTCCTTTGTCTACCACAATGCCTTCTATTTGGTAAAATTCTGCCGTGTGCTTGTATGTAAGTTGTTCGTTTCGATAAACTCGGTCAACTGAAAAGACCTTAATAGGCGGCTTCTTATGCTTTGAAAGGTATTTGATAGTTTCAGATGTTGTATGAGTACGTAACACTAACCTCTTAGCCTCTTCTGGGTTCCACCTATATCCCCATCCACTCGACCCTGTTATCCAACCATCTTCATGCGTTTTCGCAACAGCGTCCACAACGATTTTCTTAGGTAATTTCCCAGCTTTAGGGACGGAAAGGTAAAACGTGTCTTGCATCTCTCTTGCTGGATGATCTTGAGGTTGAAATAACGCATCGAAGTTCCAAAAAGCTGTTTCAACTAGTGGCCCACGGATTTCGGTGAACCCCATTTCCAGAAAAATCCCTCTTGCACGTTCGATGATTTGCTGCAAGGGATGAACCTTGCCTGGATATACAGGTGGACCATGTGCAGTCACATTGAATTTTCTTAGTTTTGTCTCTCTCCATTTTCCCGTCACGATAAGTTCAGTGGTAAGTTGGCTTACTTCTTCAATGATCTTGACTCCTTTTTTAAGGAGCTTTCGACCTTTTGTGGTTAGATCCAGTATTCGATAAGTTTTTTCTTCAGTCTGTACAAGCTTGCGTTTCCGTAAAGTTGCTATTGCTTCTTGTTTTTCTTTATTTAATTCTTCAGTTATAATAGCGTCATTTTCTGCTAAAAGTGCTAGAATCTCTTCGTCCTTTCCTTTTTTTGGCTTTTTCAAAGCCTTCAAGGTTCGTTCTTTTTGTTCTATTGTTGCCCATTCTTTTCGACGTAGCCAGCCTAGAGCTATGGATACAAATTTATCTTCTAGTTTTGCGTCTTCAACAACCTTGTCAATCTTTGCTTTGCCGCTTAACTTAATTAGCGAATTAATCAGTTGACGTTCTGGCAATCCTTTCTTTGCGTGCAGTTTTCCTTCTTTGCTTAAGGTCACGATTGTTTGTACTTGTTCGTGAAGTTGGACAAACTTTTCTTCTGATAGTTTTAATGTTGCTCGCATGACAGCAGCGTGAGCGAGACCGCTGGCTTTTATGATTTGATTTACGTTGGCTTTACCGCCTAGATTGCCGAGAGCGAGGAGCGTTTTCTGTTCGTTTTCGCGAAGTCTAACCACAGGTGGTTCCCCCAGTTTCTTTTGGGTTTCTACTGTAGTTTAGTGGCGTTCGAATAAAAAGTCTCCACGTGGTTTGGTTGTTTTTAGGATGTTTTAGTCTGATTGGGGATAGAGTTCTGTTGCTGGTTACGTAAATTGGTAGGGCATCCCTTCGCACCGTCATAGCATTATGCGGTGGTTTATTTATGTTTTATTATGTGATTACTGTGCCGATTTTTTGGCCTTCTATGGCTTGTTGGATATTTTTGGGGGTGTAGCCGTTTACTATGATGGTTTTGATGTTGGTTTTCTGTAGGATTTTGATGGCCACTGGGTCAAGAATTTGGTGTATCCCTGCTTTGTGGCAGTTTTGTTCGAAGAGTTGTGTTAGGTCGTGATATGTTATTGTATCTAGTTTTTCCGCGTCTTCATATTTTCTCGGGTCTTTGTTGTAGATGCCATCCTGATCCGTGGCTTTCACAAGAAGTTGCGCTTTTATTTTTTGGGCGATGAGAGCGGCAACTGTATCTGTTGTCATTCCTGGTTTCAATCCACCCATAACCACAATTTTATCTTTCTCTAAGGCTTTGACAACTTCGCTTATTGAGGTAGGTATATTCCTTGTTCCGTTCTTATTTAGTTTCAACGTGACAAGTAGGGCGTAAAGACGTGAGACCTTTATGGCAAGCCAGTCTTGTGCCTCTTCGCTTAGTCCCAGTTGATTGGCTGTCTTTATAAATTCCCGCGCTAGAGCACCACCGCCGACTACAGTTATGATTTTGTAGCTTTTTTTTCTGAGTTGTTTGAGAAGTTTTATGTATTGATTTATGAGTTTCGGGTTTGTTGGGGAGGCGATGACTGAGCCACCGATACGTATTACTATAAACATGTTTTGTGGATGCTCCTACGTTGGCTATTTAAGGAGTATTTGGGGTAATAAAGCTAATGAGAAGGCAGTGGGGTTAACCCAGTTGATGTGATGAGCTTTGGAAGAGCTTAGAGTGGTATTTTTAGGGACAGGTGGTGGTCGGTTTGTGACTATTACACAGAAACGGCGGACTGCAGGAATCCGATTGTTGAGTGATGGATTCAATGTGCATTTAGATCCTGGGCCTGGGGGGCTTGTATATTCTTGGAAATTGGGGTTGGACCCACAGAAGATCGATGGGATTTTGGTTTCGCATGCTCATCCTGATCATTATAATGATGCTGAGGTTTTGGTTGAGGCGATGACTAGAGGGACTATTAGGCGGCGGGGTGTTTTGGCGGCGGCGAGAAGTGTGCTTAGAGGCGGTGAAACAGCTGAAGTGGCGATTTCAAAGTATCATCAAAGTTTGCCCGAGCGAGTCGTGGAGGTTGTGGCTGGGGAGGACTTTGAGGTTGGAGGTGTGAGGGTGGTGGGGGCTGAGGCGAGACATTCGGATGTGGATGCAGTTGGGTTTCGTTTTGAGACTGATGTGGGTAGCATTGGGTATACAAGTGACACTGAGTTCTTTGAGGGAATTGAGCGATATTATAAGGGTGTGCGAATATTGATTTTGTGTGTTTTGCGGCCAAGTGAGGAGCCGTGGCAGGGTCACATGACTACTGATGATGCGATGAAGATCGTGAGTGCTGTTAAGCCAGAGTTTGTGGTGTTGACGCATTTTGGGATGAAGATGATTTTTCGGGGTCCTGTTGGAGAGGCAAAGCGTGTGGTGAAAGGAACAGGTGTAGAGACGGTAGCGGCGAGGGATGGGATGGAGTTATTGGTGAATGATGAAATCGTAGTGGGAAATGTTGGTGGTGAGAAGCGGCGACGAGTCGGGTTAGACACGTTTTTTAGAAGTTAGCGCGTAGCTCTTAGATTAGATTGTATATTATGGGCTCTAAATAGGCTTTTAATAGCTCTGTCAATGGGGGCTTAAAGAGAGGGAATTGTAGCTGGCTTTTCATTTATGTAGATCATACATTGTTCTTTTGCTGTTGGTGTTTTTCAAAGTATTTAACCCTAAAACAAAGCAAGTTTGAGTACTGAAATTAAAGAAAAGTTTTATATGGATGGATTATCCAACCAATTCCTATGGAATCATCAACGACTCGCCGCGTTGCACTGTTCACCCTTCTGACTGCCTTATGTATTAGTTTACAATTAACCCCTCGTCCTCCAAACGTTGAATTTACCTCTTTACTTGTCTTCTTTGCAGGTGCCTTTTTCGGCGCTTTTTTAGGCAGTGCGCTTGGTGCAACTGTAATGTTCATCAACGGGTTTTTGTCGCCTTGGGGATTTGCCGGGTTGATGTTGCCTTTTCAAATGGCTGGAATGATTATCATTGGTATTGTAGGCGGGTTGTATGGACGCACAAAAAAAGGCATATACACCCCAAGTTCTTGTGG
The window above is part of the Candidatus Bathyarchaeota archaeon genome. Proteins encoded here:
- a CDS encoding mRNA surveillance protein pelota, with protein sequence MKILGKNFKKGIVKVVPKTLDDLWHLYNIIYMGDLVYARTTREVKVDGEYARPQKGKRVSVFLSIRVEDVFWDRSLDRLRVHGKIHEAPEDIAGRGAHHTLNIAVNKPITIVKDKWLKHQIDRLERARRFQAPPIVVVSIDSEEYCIAMIRQYGIDVRVESKASLPGKLEAEKRANALRNYFRKTLNALRTLWQSIHCSIVIIGVGFVKNQFVRYVKNEAPDIAQAVVDVKGVNSSGVAGIKEALRSGVLDKALKHVRIAEEAKVVEEVLARLGKEKGDVTYGLEQVEKAGTFGAVETLLVADFTIRDASDEKRLVLEKLMRDAEEKGGKIIVISVEHEAGQKLLALGGVAALLRFPVS
- a CDS encoding nucleotidyltransferase domain-containing protein; protein product: MTKPIRHAERLEIHYNKQRWQQLKILRSKAINLMEILEKANLTTITHGSVARGDVTAKSDVDIFILNLPSSFRIEITLERADIQINRRLIIQATPYYAVKGYIEIDRQQAVSFPLVKMRRVERDFYRFGGEITLAMLREDRRVAGVDKRLMRIEPTDKGHIESGIVSREEETAKLLGISLETVLDRVHALLRRDKIGRTGVFIERELAPDETFEQTLKKLADTKPEVRRRLKFYEK
- a CDS encoding phenylalanine--tRNA ligase subunit alpha codes for the protein MVRLRENEQKTLLALGNLGGKANVNQIIKASGLAHAAVMRATLKLSEEKFVQLHEQVQTIVTLSKEGKLHAKKGLPERQLINSLIKLSGKAKIDKVVEDAKLEDKFVSIALGWLRRKEWATIEQKERTLKALKKPKKGKDEEILALLAENDAIITEELNKEKQEAIATLRKRKLVQTEEKTYRILDLTTKGRKLLKKGVKIIEEVSQLTTELIVTGKWRETKLRKFNVTAHGPPVYPGKVHPLQQIIERARGIFLEMGFTEIRGPLVETAFWNFDALFQPQDHPAREMQDTFYLSVPKAGKLPKKIVVDAVAKTHEDGWITGSSGWGYRWNPEEAKRLVLRTHTTSETIKYLSKHKKPPIKVFSVDRVYRNEQLTYKHTAEFYQIEGIVVDKGVSLRDLMGTLKIFYSSFGLKKVEFWPCYFPYTEPSAQAMVYVPKLKHWMELCGMGMFRPEVLAPMGIKYPVLAWGGGLERIAMLELGLDDIRLLYGNHLGWIRRTPLCR
- the dnaG gene encoding DNA primase DnaG encodes the protein MGPSQSVTVKYVIRAKFEIEGVVEKSDVIGAVFGQTEGLFGPELDLRELQKSGRIGRIEINLQSKQDKTSGIIIIPTSLNRVSTAILAASIESINRVGPCNSKITLEKVEDIRDARRKLIIGRAKEILHQWNIESMPSTDEIFREVSETLRTAKVEKYGKEKLTAGPEIESAKEIIVVEGRADVLNLLRCGILNVIALEGARIPGTIIKLCKEKEATAFLDGDRGGDLILKELIQVTNTKYVTRAPSGMEVEELNCKELMTALDKKVPMERLKRRKERRRVLVPKQIVKVAKELESSLEAVLLNEKMEKMERLPVSELAEKLQQIEDIDTVVFDGVITQRLVDVASKKKVKYLVAARVSDVVTHPLNVHLITFADIQG
- a CDS encoding tyrosine--tRNA ligase — its product is MLDIEEKLVLATRNTVEIITSDELRSLLETKTKPRAYWGFESSGLMHIGLGLVCGSKIKDMVEAGFHFVIFLADWHSWINNKLGGEMKNIHLCGEYFKECFTALGIKDVEYLWATDLAKDIEYWEKVVKIGKKASVQRIWRALPIMGREMNLSDVETAWLFYPCMQAADIFHMQLDVACAGMEQRKAHMLARDAAEKLGWQKPSCIHTPLLLGLKGPAESDRQLDDDVALNLKIVSKMSKSLPSTCIFVHDSPEDIKAKLKDAYCPPKQVSGNPVLEAAQLAVFSNANELTITRPPEYGCTEIFTNYVELEKAYREGKIHPLDLKNAVAEAVIQILEPVRTHFKKHPEKLEKMKKIEVTR
- the pheT gene encoding phenylalanine--tRNA ligase subunit beta translates to MPVITLDRERFSEFVGRKLTLAEMAKWLPWLGFDIEEVGEDNVKVEFNPNRIDFCSYSGIARAFNGLRGWEIGLPKYNVKSGRTVLNIDEAISEVRPFMLAAIVRDVKLDEEDVIDLMEMQEDLHWGVGRDRKKASIGVHNLDVINPPFTYTAVEPNSVKFVPLDKTEEMSPKEILENHEKGEAYRQLIDWAPKYPLLIDKDSKVLSMPPIINGELTRIDKQTENLFIDVTGTDYAAVEKSLNVLSTALSDMGGTIENVKVKYTDHTLFSPDLSPQKMKLRTAYANELLGLRLSESKIVDCLKKCRLGAKKLRKGVVEVMIPAYRIDVLHEVDLVEEVAIGYGYYKFKPTFPSSVTIGKQHPAFKTANMARQIMIGLGFTEAMNFTITNENLHYKKMRRKAEKSVKLANPVSTEFTMMRQDLLPSLMKNLADNKHESFPQKLFEVSDVVRLNSKQETRCERRLHLAAVSSHATANFTEIKSAVEALMANMGLNCWKIRETKHSSFIDGRAATISFKNKQIGMVGEVHPEVLNNFELENPTAAFEIDLETLID
- a CDS encoding MBL fold metallo-hydrolase, with protein sequence MTITQKRRTAGIRLLSDGFNVHLDPGPGGLVYSWKLGLDPQKIDGILVSHAHPDHYNDAEVLVEAMTRGTIRRRGVLAAARSVLRGGETAEVAISKYHQSLPERVVEVVAGEDFEVGGVRVVGAEARHSDVDAVGFRFETDVGSIGYTSDTEFFEGIERYYKGVRILILCVLRPSEEPWQGHMTTDDAMKIVSAVKPEFVVLTHFGMKMIFRGPVGEAKRVVKGTGVETVAARDGMELLVNDEIVVGNVGGEKRRRVGLDTFFRS
- the pyrH gene encoding UMP kinase is translated as MFIVIRIGGSVIASPTNPKLINQYIKLLKQLRKKSYKIITVVGGGALAREFIKTANQLGLSEEAQDWLAIKVSRLYALLVTLKLNKNGTRNIPTSISEVVKALEKDKIVVMGGLKPGMTTDTVAALIAQKIKAQLLVKATDQDGIYNKDPRKYEDAEKLDTITYHDLTQLFEQNCHKAGIHQILDPVAIKILQKTNIKTIIVNGYTPKNIQQAIEGQKIGTVIT